In Saimiri boliviensis isolate mSaiBol1 chromosome 12, mSaiBol1.pri, whole genome shotgun sequence, one genomic interval encodes:
- the ALDOA gene encoding LOW QUALITY PROTEIN: fructose-bisphosphate aldolase A (The sequence of the model RefSeq protein was modified relative to this genomic sequence to represent the inferred CDS: inserted 1 base in 1 codon; deleted 1 base in 1 codon): MATAGCRERLLGGAGASADWTQLGAESVNCPRPEGASSRTDWPCPAPWTTGHLAAPAAAHSATVPVRASFPTARASTVSASRSSSDEDPXVLPSGERPAPRAHVPSFLRDLRRTLSPGHWNHKWPAQHPGLGTQSGCAGPGSLRGRTLDELDGSSSGGPEEGLVLQQIPSQRFISLDNQEPLSGFPRKIFPLKHRQGDPMARRKPEGSSFNMTHLSMAMAFSFPPVASGQLHPQLGNTQHQTELGKELATTSTMPYQYPALTPEQKKELSDIAHRIVAPGKGILAADESTGSIAKRLQSIGTENTEENRRFYRQLLLTADDRVNPCIGGVILFHETLYQKADDGRPFPQVIKSKGGVVGIKVDKGVVPLAGTNGETTTQGLDGLSERCAQYKKDGADFAKWRCVLKIGEHTPSALAIMENANVLARYASICQQNGIVPIVEPEILPDGDHDLKRCQYVTEKVLAAVYKALSDHHIYLEGTLLKPNMVTPGHACTQKFSHEEIAMATVTALRRTVPPAVPGITFLSGGQSEEEASINLNAINKCPLLKPWALTFSYGRALQASALKAWGGKKENKKAAQEEYIKRALANSLACQGKYTPSGQAGAAASESLFISNHAY; the protein is encoded by the exons ATGGCGACGGCGGGATGCCGCGAACGGCTTCTGGGTGGAGCCGGCGCCTCGGCCGATTGGACCCAGCTCGGCGCGGAATCAGTGAATTGCCCGCGGCCGGAGGGTGCAAG CTCCCGGACTGACTGGCCCTGCCCTGCTCCATGGAC gACTGGGCACCTCGCTGCCCCCGCTGCTGCCCACTCTGCGACTGTGCCTGTACGTGCCAGCTTCCCGACTGCCAGAGCCTCAACTGTCTCTGCTTCGAGATCAAGCTCCGATGAGGACC GTGTCCTGCCCTCTGGGGAGCGGCCAGCCCCCAGGGCCCATGTGCCCTCCTTCTTGAGGGACCTCAGAAGGACA CTTTCTCCAGGCCACTGGAACCACAAATGGCCTGCCCAGCACCCAGGCCTGGGAACTCAAAGTGGCTGTGCAGGGCCTGGCTCCCTGAGGGGCAGGACTCTTGACGAGCTGGACGGCAGCTCCTCTGGAGGGCCAGAAGAGGGGCTAGTGCTCCAGCAG ATCCCTAGccagagatttatttctcttgACAACCAAGAGCCTCTGTCTGGATTTCCAAGGAAGATATTTCCTTTGAAGCACCG GCAAGGTGACCCCATGGCAAGGCGCAAGCCAGAAGGGTCCAGCTTCAACATGACCCACCTGTCCATGGCTATGGCCTTTTCCTTTCCCCCAGTTGCCAGTGGGCAACTCCACCCTCAGCTGGGCAACACCCAGCACCAGACAGAGTTAGGAAAG GAACTTGCTACCACCAGCACCATGCCCTACCAATATCCAGCGCTGACCCCGGAGCAGAAGAAGGAGCTGTCTGACATCGCTCACCGCATCGTTGCCCCGGGCAAGGGCATCCTGGCTGCAGATGAGTCCACTG GGAGCATTGCCAAGCGGCTGCAGTCCATTGGCACTGAGAACACCGAGGAGAACCGGCGCTTCTACCGTCAGCTGCTGCTGACAGCTGATGACCGGGTGAACCCCTGCATCGGGGGCGTCATCCTCTTCCACGAGACACTCTACCAGAAGGCGGATGATGGGCGTCCCTTCCCCCAAGTTATCAAATCCAAGGGCGGTGTTGTGGGCATCAAG GTAGACAAGGGCGTGGTCCCCCTGGCAGGGACAAATGGTGAGACCACCACCCAAG GGCTGGATGGGCTGTCCGAGCGCTGTGCTCAGTACAAGAAGGATGGCGCTGACTTCGCCAAGTGGCGTTGTGTGCTGAAGATTGGGGAGCACACCCCCTCGGCCCTCGCCATCATGGAAAATGCCAACGTCCTGGCCCGTTACGCCAGCATCTGTCAGCAG AATGGCATCGTACCCATCGTGGAACCTGAAATCCTCCCTGATGGGGACCATGACTTGAAGCGCTGTCAGTATGTGACCGAGAAG GTGCTGGCTGCTGTCTACAAGGCTCTGAGCGACCACCACATCTACCTGGAAGGCACCTTGCTGAAGCCCAACATGGTTACCCCAGGCCACGCCTGCACTCAGAAGTTTTCTCACGAGGAGATTGCCATGGCAACTGTCACAGCGCTGCGCCGCACAGTTCCCCCCGCTGTCCCTG GGATCACCTTCCTTTCTGGAGGCCAGAGTGAGGAGGAGGCATCCATCAACCTGAACGCCATCAACAAGTGCCCCCTGCTGAAGCCCTGGGCCCTGACCTTTTCCTACGGCCGAGCCCTGCAGGCCTCTGCCCTGAAGGCCTGGGGtgggaagaaggaaaacaagaagGCGGCGCAGGAGGAGTACATCAAGCGCGCCCTG GCCAACAGCCTCGCCTGTCAAGGAAAGTACACCCCAAGTGGTCAGGCTGGGGCTGCTGCCAGCGAGTCCCTCTTCATCTCTAACCACGCCTACTAA